One region of Hymenobacter sediminicola genomic DNA includes:
- a CDS encoding serine hydrolase yields the protein MLRTDASLAPIVARASDYELQIIYTQINRDAQNQPHFVQHSFHLNAQQYFNPASLVKLPTAALALEKLNLLKQPGLNRRSAMATRTAFRCQTAAAYNPAADSDRVNTVGNYIKRMLLVSDNGAYNRLYEFLGQRPLNERLAQLGYPEARIVRRFAPCDTVANRHTNPIDFYSSTTKQLVYQQKAVFNATAFNYPLGQVLKGKAHQAGGRIIQKPYDFTTANYLPLQNVTDILKAIIFPEAIPANQQFQLNAADYAFLRHYLHQTPHGSGYQPYTSEMYFDAYKKYLYYGRSPKVPAESAVHIYNVVGMSHGYLADVAYFADSTRNSEFMLSAVIYVNKDGIINDGAYEYTSVGLPFLKRLGQVIHHYETTRPRLYAPDLTDFFSVEMAR from the coding sequence TTGCTCCGTACCGATGCCAGCTTAGCGCCTATCGTCGCTCGCGCTTCCGACTACGAATTGCAGATCATCTATACCCAAATCAACCGAGACGCGCAGAATCAACCACATTTCGTTCAGCATTCCTTCCACCTCAACGCCCAGCAGTATTTCAATCCGGCCAGCTTAGTGAAGCTACCAACTGCTGCGCTGGCACTCGAAAAGCTCAATCTTCTGAAGCAGCCCGGACTCAACCGGCGTAGTGCCATGGCAACCCGCACAGCCTTTCGGTGCCAGACGGCGGCTGCCTACAATCCGGCCGCAGATTCTGACCGCGTCAATACAGTTGGGAACTACATCAAGCGCATGTTGCTCGTCAGCGACAACGGAGCTTACAACCGTCTGTATGAGTTTCTAGGTCAGCGCCCACTTAATGAGCGACTAGCGCAGCTTGGCTACCCCGAGGCCCGCATTGTACGCCGTTTTGCGCCCTGCGACACAGTTGCTAATCGACACACCAATCCCATCGACTTCTACAGCTCCACCACGAAGCAGCTAGTCTATCAGCAAAAAGCCGTTTTCAATGCCACAGCATTCAACTATCCGCTAGGCCAAGTTCTCAAAGGCAAAGCTCATCAAGCTGGTGGCCGTATTATTCAGAAACCATATGACTTCACCACCGCCAATTATCTGCCCCTCCAGAACGTAACTGATATTCTGAAGGCCATCATATTCCCAGAGGCTATACCAGCTAACCAGCAATTTCAGCTCAATGCTGCCGATTATGCCTTCCTGCGCCACTATCTGCACCAGACTCCACATGGCTCCGGTTATCAGCCCTATACTTCCGAAATGTATTTTGATGCCTACAAAAAGTACCTCTACTACGGACGCAGTCCCAAAGTACCTGCTGAATCTGCAGTACACATATATAATGTAGTAGGCATGTCACACGGCTACCTCGCCGATGTAGCCTACTTCGCCGACTCTACCCGGAATAGTGAGTTTATGCTCAGCGCTGTCATCTACGTGAATAAGGATGGCATTATCAACGACGGTGCCTACGAATACACCAGCGTTGGATTGCCTTTTCTAAAGCGACTAGGCCAAGTCATACACCACTATGAAACTACACGTCCTCGCTTATATGCCCCAGATTTAACCGATTTCTTCAGCGTAGAAATGGCGCGCTAA
- a CDS encoding beta strand repeat-containing protein — translation MHLRLLACQVSCRSAIGCWPLLLLFWLYAATGARAQTVTVGSTGVPVGAPATSSYLYGPIYRSANDAGSLFNYSRYAHLYTPAELGLPAGATITALAWLKSDAGTVTGTNTFTILLENSGLAGLGTSQMWSTLSAAASSVYSSNTQQVTGVAGDYFSVTLTQPFVYTGGNLLVLTDWEKQGSASAPVNFVTNPAVGFGLGFASNLALTGATSLTSVSYGDRRPTLRITYTPGGPCSAPPTAGTAQASATSPCAGTTVVLSLQGASYGTGMDYQWQESANGSAYTDIAGATNPTYTTPTLTASRYYRARLTCSGQSATSAPVQVSVNVPAYATLPLTQSFESAWNDVCDTRDAASASWRANPASGNNAWRRDDDGISAAWTSPTVGLYTPTGSQGNRSARFHSYYAGTGNSGNLDLYVNMSAAGNKVLTFDYINTAGNDSLKILVSTDGGATFGAPVLRLGMSGTAAQGLVPQSASITSTSATTVVRFQGKVTTTFTTDIGVDNVALDVLSGAPNCAINFVPANNATSVARTPTITWASGGGVATSYDVYFGTTATPAFVGNQTTTSYTPAALQANTDYYYRIVPRNANGAATGCSVVKFTTTSTFTYCNTNLGAYCGTGNANIASVTISTLSNLNSGCNTINGSGYTSYPASGTTTTTLLQSLTYQLGVTTPEAGIISAWIDFNQNGTFEASEWTQVTTSSIAGQPATTTITIPLTAPLGQTGLRIRSRLIGNVNGAGDACVNFGSGETEDYIITVGAAPSCAPPTALNAANITTTGATLSFMPGTAGIGFSVIYGAPGFNPATAGTTLTTTGAAVNATGLAPNTAYQFYVVKNCGNGDVSQAAGPFSFTTACLPPTYATLPVLESFENTWASGCNTSDIPTTSWRNDPATGNTSWRRDDDGASAGWTSPTVGVYTPAASQGSRSARFHSYYAGANSVGSLDLFVNLSAAGTKRLLFDYINTAGNDSLFVFVSNDGGNTFGAAVAKLGISGTVAQGFQAQNITLAGTSATTVIRFRAKVTTAFTSDLGIDNVRVESLNGCLAPVGLAVISTTATSASVSWVSAGTGTYTVFYGPTGFTPGDVGSQQLTGITGTSTTIAGLTASTEYQFYVRQDCGGTSSGNVGPITFRTDCVTPLYAAVPFNETFESTWLSRCNTRDVPSNNWRNTPLTGNNSWRREDDGAAAAWTSPTVGAYTQAGAQGSAHSARFHTYYAASGQIGTMDLYVNMTGAGNRELSFDYINTSGTDSLTVQISTDGGLTFGPQLLRLGVAANFQPKTLTLSSNSATTVIRFRARSDYGTTDIGLDNVSIASCARVSNLAVSNITGTSATVSFAPITGVSSYTVVATPSTGPAVTVTGTGSPVQLTGLQGLTQYTVSVVSSCAVGQTSVPVTASFTTLIPPTVNDEPCNATTLPLGTGTYGAVVSGNSLGATFTIPNGYSAIGCVLASSPKDVWFEFTTPAGSATPVSIVVGRGPAGQVRVFSAASCNGPFTQIACQGAAATNTAASGLVVSNLSAATRYFVAVSAFGSNDPQGAFTIQAGTGVLSSKNELPGGEVSVYPNPSHTGSFTLDIRGASGSTSGQTVLINSLGQTVLVQSVAVRAGVVKQSFDVAHLAKGLYTLRVQVAGHTITRKVVLD, via the coding sequence ATGCATCTACGCTTACTCGCGTGTCAGGTGTCCTGTCGTTCGGCTATTGGCTGCTGGCCGCTGTTGCTATTATTCTGGCTATACGCGGCAACTGGTGCCCGGGCCCAGACGGTTACCGTTGGGTCTACTGGGGTGCCGGTGGGCGCACCCGCAACCAGTTCCTACCTGTACGGGCCTATTTATCGTTCGGCCAATGATGCAGGTTCTCTATTCAACTACTCCCGCTACGCCCACCTCTACACGCCAGCCGAACTAGGACTGCCGGCCGGCGCTACCATCACGGCGCTGGCTTGGCTGAAATCGGATGCTGGGACTGTGACGGGCACCAACACCTTCACCATATTACTGGAAAACTCGGGCCTAGCCGGCTTAGGTACCTCCCAAATGTGGAGCACACTGTCGGCTGCTGCGTCCTCGGTATATAGTTCGAATACGCAGCAGGTAACTGGCGTAGCCGGCGACTATTTTAGTGTTACGCTGACGCAACCCTTCGTCTACACAGGTGGCAATCTATTGGTGCTTACCGACTGGGAAAAGCAAGGTTCGGCTTCTGCTCCCGTCAATTTCGTGACCAACCCTGCCGTCGGTTTCGGCTTGGGCTTCGCTAGCAACCTAGCCCTGACGGGCGCTACCAGCCTGACCAGCGTCTCATATGGCGACCGGCGGCCTACGCTACGCATCACCTACACTCCTGGTGGCCCTTGCTCAGCCCCGCCCACGGCCGGTACCGCGCAGGCTTCTGCTACCTCGCCTTGTGCGGGCACCACCGTTGTGCTGTCGTTGCAGGGGGCTTCGTACGGCACTGGCATGGACTACCAGTGGCAGGAATCGGCCAACGGTAGTGCGTACACCGACATTGCAGGTGCTACCAACCCCACCTACACAACCCCGACTCTCACGGCCTCGCGCTACTACCGGGCCCGCCTCACGTGCAGTGGCCAATCGGCTACGTCGGCGCCCGTGCAGGTGTCCGTGAATGTGCCCGCCTACGCTACCCTGCCACTGACCCAGAGCTTCGAAAGTGCCTGGAACGATGTGTGTGATACGCGTGATGCTGCCTCCGCTAGCTGGCGCGCCAATCCGGCGTCGGGCAACAATGCATGGCGCCGCGACGATGACGGTATTTCCGCTGCCTGGACCAGCCCAACGGTAGGGCTGTATACGCCTACCGGCAGCCAGGGCAACCGCTCCGCACGCTTCCACAGCTACTATGCCGGCACAGGTAATAGCGGCAACCTTGACCTGTATGTGAACATGAGTGCTGCCGGCAACAAAGTGCTGACGTTCGACTACATCAACACCGCCGGCAATGACTCGCTGAAAATTCTGGTATCAACGGACGGCGGGGCCACGTTTGGCGCTCCGGTGCTGCGGTTGGGCATGAGCGGTACGGCGGCGCAAGGCTTAGTGCCGCAAAGTGCCAGCATTACTTCTACCTCGGCCACCACGGTTGTCCGTTTTCAGGGCAAGGTAACGACGACTTTCACGACGGATATTGGCGTTGATAACGTGGCGCTGGATGTGCTGAGCGGCGCTCCGAACTGTGCTATCAACTTCGTGCCGGCTAACAATGCCACTAGCGTAGCGCGCACTCCTACTATTACGTGGGCCAGTGGTGGCGGCGTAGCTACCAGCTACGACGTGTATTTCGGCACCACGGCAACTCCCGCTTTTGTCGGCAACCAAACTACCACATCGTATACGCCTGCTGCGCTGCAGGCCAACACCGACTACTACTACCGGATAGTGCCGCGCAATGCCAACGGTGCGGCTACAGGCTGCTCCGTAGTGAAGTTCACTACGACTTCAACCTTCACGTACTGCAACACCAATCTGGGGGCCTACTGCGGAACCGGCAACGCCAACATTGCGTCCGTCACCATTTCTACGCTGAGCAACCTGAACTCCGGGTGCAACACCATCAACGGCAGCGGCTATACCTCGTACCCCGCTTCGGGCACCACCACCACCACACTGCTCCAGAGCCTGACTTACCAGTTGGGCGTCACGACGCCGGAAGCAGGTATTATCTCTGCCTGGATTGATTTCAACCAGAACGGCACGTTTGAAGCTTCAGAATGGACGCAGGTCACGACCAGCAGCATTGCCGGCCAGCCCGCCACTACAACCATCACGATTCCGCTGACCGCACCTCTGGGCCAGACAGGCCTGCGCATCCGTAGCCGCCTCATTGGCAACGTGAACGGTGCCGGCGACGCCTGTGTCAATTTTGGCTCGGGCGAAACCGAAGACTACATTATCACCGTTGGAGCCGCTCCAAGCTGCGCTCCGCCCACTGCCCTGAACGCCGCCAACATCACCACAACCGGTGCCACCCTGAGCTTCATGCCGGGTACGGCTGGTATTGGCTTCTCGGTGATTTATGGCGCGCCGGGCTTCAACCCGGCTACAGCCGGCACTACCCTCACCACTACCGGCGCTGCAGTAAACGCAACTGGCTTGGCGCCAAACACAGCGTATCAGTTTTATGTGGTGAAAAACTGCGGCAACGGCGACGTAAGCCAGGCTGCGGGTCCGTTTAGCTTCACCACCGCCTGCTTGCCACCTACCTACGCCACGCTGCCGGTTTTGGAAAGCTTCGAGAATACCTGGGCCAGCGGCTGTAACACCAGCGACATTCCGACCACCAGCTGGCGCAACGACCCGGCCACTGGCAATACCTCCTGGCGCCGCGACGATGATGGGGCTTCAGCCGGCTGGACCAGCCCGACGGTTGGCGTGTATACGCCCGCAGCCAGCCAAGGCAGCCGCTCCGCGCGCTTCCATAGCTACTATGCTGGCGCCAATTCCGTGGGCAGCCTCGACCTGTTCGTCAATTTGAGTGCTGCTGGCACCAAACGTCTGTTGTTTGACTACATCAACACTGCCGGCAACGACTCGCTGTTTGTCTTTGTGTCAAATGATGGGGGCAATACGTTCGGGGCGGCCGTGGCTAAGCTGGGCATTAGCGGAACGGTTGCTCAAGGGTTCCAGGCTCAGAATATCACGCTGGCGGGCACTTCGGCTACCACTGTCATTCGGTTCCGCGCCAAAGTAACCACTGCTTTCACCTCCGACCTCGGCATCGATAACGTGCGGGTGGAATCGTTGAATGGCTGTCTGGCGCCGGTAGGTCTGGCGGTAATAAGCACCACAGCCACTTCAGCAAGCGTATCGTGGGTCAGCGCCGGTACCGGCACCTATACCGTGTTCTATGGTCCAACGGGCTTCACGCCGGGCGATGTGGGTAGCCAGCAGCTTACTGGCATCACGGGTACCAGCACCACTATTGCTGGCCTAACCGCCAGCACCGAATACCAGTTCTATGTGCGCCAGGACTGCGGTGGCACTTCTTCTGGAAATGTTGGCCCTATTACGTTCCGGACAGACTGCGTGACGCCGCTGTATGCGGCCGTGCCGTTCAACGAGACGTTTGAAAGCACTTGGCTCAGCCGGTGCAACACGCGCGACGTGCCCAGCAACAACTGGCGCAACACGCCCCTGACCGGCAACAACTCCTGGCGCCGCGAAGATGATGGCGCCGCCGCTGCCTGGACCAGCCCAACGGTTGGTGCCTATACCCAGGCTGGCGCACAGGGCAGTGCTCACTCAGCCCGCTTCCATACATACTACGCCGCCAGCGGCCAGATCGGGACGATGGACTTGTATGTGAACATGACGGGCGCGGGCAACCGGGAGCTGAGCTTTGACTACATCAACACCAGCGGCACCGACTCGCTGACGGTGCAGATTTCCACTGATGGCGGCCTGACCTTCGGCCCGCAACTGTTGCGCTTGGGTGTAGCAGCCAATTTCCAACCAAAAACGTTGACCTTGAGTAGCAATTCGGCCACTACTGTTATTCGCTTCCGGGCTCGTTCCGATTACGGCACCACCGATATTGGTCTGGACAACGTGTCGATTGCCTCGTGCGCGCGGGTGAGCAACCTGGCCGTGAGCAACATCACCGGCACCAGCGCCACGGTCAGCTTCGCGCCCATCACGGGCGTGAGCAGCTACACGGTCGTGGCCACGCCCAGCACGGGTCCGGCCGTGACGGTGACGGGCACAGGTTCTCCGGTGCAGCTGACGGGCTTGCAGGGCTTGACGCAGTACACGGTGAGTGTGGTCAGCAGCTGCGCTGTGGGCCAGACGTCGGTGCCGGTGACGGCCAGCTTCACGACCCTGATTCCGCCCACTGTCAACGATGAGCCCTGCAACGCTACTACGCTGCCACTGGGCACGGGGACTTACGGCGCTGTTGTCTCTGGCAATAGTTTAGGCGCTACGTTTACCATTCCCAATGGTTATTCTGCAATCGGCTGCGTGCTGGCTAGCTCTCCCAAAGACGTATGGTTTGAATTCACGACGCCGGCTGGCTCCGCTACGCCAGTAAGCATTGTCGTGGGTAGGGGGCCAGCCGGCCAGGTGCGGGTATTCTCGGCGGCCAGCTGCAATGGGCCGTTCACCCAGATTGCCTGCCAGGGAGCTGCTGCCACGAACACTGCCGCTAGCGGTCTGGTAGTAAGCAACCTGTCGGCGGCTACCCGCTACTTCGTGGCTGTGTCGGCCTTTGGCTCCAACGACCCACAGGGCGCCTTTACCATTCAGGCGGGTACTGGCGTGCTATCCAGCAAAAACGAGTTGCCGGGCGGCGAGGTCAGCGTGTACCCCAACCCCAGCCATACCGGCTCATTCACTCTCGATATTCGTGGAGCCAGTGGCAGTACTAGCGGCCAGACAGTGCTTATCAACTCGCTTGGCCAGACCGTGCTTGTCCAGTCGGTAGCCGTGCGCGCTGGCGTAGTGAAGCAGTCATTCGATGTAGCGCATCTGGCTAAGGGGCTGTACACGCTGCGCGTACAGGTTGCGGGCCACACCATCACCCGCAAAGTGGTGCTCGACTAA
- a CDS encoding GNAT family N-acetyltransferase, with protein MSIPDLQHPAGFTISTDSSRLDVAAIHQYLAEESYWAKNIPLPLLEKAIANSLCFGLYAPDGQQAGFARVVTDYATFAWLCDVFVLPAYRGQGLSKWLMQVVWAQAELQGLRRRMLATLDAHSLYTQFGFAPLAAPDRFLEIRLPNPYGAETAN; from the coding sequence ATGTCGATTCCCGATTTACAGCATCCTGCTGGTTTCACCATCAGCACTGACTCTTCCCGGCTTGATGTAGCGGCCATCCATCAGTATCTGGCGGAAGAGTCGTATTGGGCAAAGAATATACCGCTGCCTCTGTTGGAAAAGGCTATTGCCAATTCTCTGTGCTTCGGATTGTATGCACCAGATGGCCAGCAGGCTGGCTTTGCACGAGTCGTGACAGACTACGCGACGTTTGCCTGGCTCTGCGACGTATTTGTGCTGCCGGCGTATCGAGGGCAGGGGCTCTCCAAGTGGCTGATGCAGGTGGTGTGGGCACAGGCTGAGCTGCAAGGGCTGCGCCGCCGCATGCTGGCTACTCTCGACGCCCACAGCCTCTATACCCAGTTCGGGTTTGCTCCGCTGGCCGCACCGGACCGGTTTCTGGAAATCCGGCTTCCAAACCCTTACGGGGCAGAAACGGCAAATTAA
- a CDS encoding PQQ-dependent sugar dehydrogenase has product MKRIATLLLLAGLAGPACAQQNPALATYPVGTTTLTLSALSTGLDTPWEILWGPDGFLWMTERGGRISRVNTTTGQVLPLLTVADVTETGESGLLGMALHPDFSLSPYVYIVYNYTETGTLKEKLVRYTYSATAGTLSNPLVLLGNLPATTTHSGSRLLILPDQTLLMTTGDAQLQPEAQNIASLNGKILRLNLDGTVPANNPTPGSPVYTLGHRNPQGLVRAAIGRLYSSEHGPNNDDEVNLIEPGRNYGWPNVEGFCNLPAEQTFCTANNVREPLVAYTPTLAVAGIAAYSNPAIPQWNNSLLMVSLKAGTLTNLQLNTAGDQVTSQANIWTGTYGRMRAICVSPQGRVYIGTSNRDGRGAPATTDDRILVLENRAYTPNSVRSRQSDALALWPNPAAGSVSVRLPEPASSSLTIHDALGRVVQTVAMAGRKEATLDIRRLAPGLYMLQTQMGNNVLARQLVVE; this is encoded by the coding sequence ATGAAACGCATTGCTACTCTACTGCTGCTGGCGGGCTTGGCAGGGCCAGCCTGCGCCCAGCAGAATCCGGCGCTGGCCACCTATCCGGTAGGCACCACTACCCTCACGCTTTCCGCACTGAGCACCGGACTTGATACGCCATGGGAAATTCTGTGGGGCCCCGACGGTTTTCTGTGGATGACGGAGCGCGGCGGGCGCATCAGCCGCGTGAATACTACGACCGGCCAGGTACTACCGCTGCTGACTGTGGCCGACGTAACTGAAACCGGCGAGAGTGGCTTGCTGGGCATGGCGCTCCACCCCGATTTCAGCCTTAGCCCTTATGTATACATCGTATACAACTACACGGAAACTGGTACTCTAAAGGAAAAGCTGGTGCGCTACACGTACTCGGCCACGGCGGGCACGCTCTCCAACCCGCTGGTACTACTCGGCAACCTGCCCGCTACCACCACGCACAGCGGTTCCCGCCTGCTCATCTTGCCCGACCAGACGTTGCTGATGACGACCGGCGACGCGCAGCTTCAGCCAGAAGCGCAGAACATTGCCTCACTCAATGGCAAGATCCTGCGGCTGAATCTGGACGGCACGGTACCGGCCAACAACCCGACACCCGGCAGCCCGGTGTATACGTTGGGGCACCGCAATCCGCAGGGCCTGGTCCGGGCAGCAATAGGCCGCCTCTATAGCTCGGAGCACGGACCCAACAACGACGACGAAGTGAACCTGATTGAACCCGGCCGCAACTATGGCTGGCCTAACGTGGAAGGCTTCTGCAACCTGCCAGCCGAGCAAACCTTCTGCACCGCCAACAACGTGCGTGAGCCTTTAGTGGCCTACACTCCTACCCTGGCAGTAGCTGGCATTGCGGCTTATAGCAATCCGGCTATTCCGCAATGGAATAACTCGCTGCTTATGGTCAGCCTGAAAGCCGGTACTCTCACAAATTTGCAGCTCAACACTGCCGGCGACCAGGTAACCAGCCAAGCCAATATCTGGACCGGCACTTACGGCCGCATGCGCGCTATTTGTGTCTCACCACAGGGGCGCGTCTATATCGGTACCAGCAACCGAGACGGCCGGGGAGCACCAGCCACCACCGACGACCGTATTCTGGTGCTTGAAAACCGTGCCTACACGCCCAATTCTGTACGCAGCCGCCAGTCTGATGCGTTGGCTCTGTGGCCTAACCCGGCGGCGGGCTCAGTTTCAGTTCGGTTGCCGGAACCTGCCAGCAGCTCGCTCACGATACATGATGCGCTGGGCCGTGTTGTTCAGACCGTAGCCATGGCCGGCCGCAAAGAAGCCACCCTTGATATCCGCCGATTGGCCCCAGGCCTCTACATGCTGCAGACACAGATGGGCAACAATGTGCTTGCCCGCCAACTGGTGGTGGAATAA
- a CDS encoding fibronectin type III domain-containing protein has product MQKLLQTKVRARTYWGRALATVAGLGLAMSTAQAQVDTYQFAASQGTFTPLPTTATVVAAVQDDDAISGAIPIGFSFAFDGVPYTNVYASSNGFLSFNSAASSSLTNDLDAAAAAIRPLVAPLWDDLAGEGTGSAAKYQTTGTAPNRVFTFEWLSWEWNYSATAPVVSFQVKLYETTNRVEFVYRPENGTPNSASASIGISGTSTPVDFLSLNNTSASPTASSTVETTSIATVPASGQVYAFTPPPATGCPTPRNLTVTSTTANSAVVSWTVTGGSGTFSINYGPTGFTPGTGGQTITSATNSVTIPGLTASTEYQFYVTQICSGSTSARSNAGSFRTDCVTPLYAAVPFNETFESTWLSRCNTRDVPSNNWRNTPLTGNNSWRREDDGAAAAWDLVGSYLYSPTGAQGSAHSARFHSGYSSAGLIGTMDLYVNMTGAGNRELSFDYINTSGTDSLTVQISTDGGLTFGPQLLRFGLATAWQPKTLALNTTSASTVIRFRARADYGSTDIGLDNVSIASCARVSNLAVSNITGTSATVSFAPITGVSSYTVVATPSTGPAVTVTGTGSPVQLTGLQGLTQYTVSVVSSCAVGQTSVPVTASFTTLIPPTVNDEPCNATTLTTGSAPLASSNLGATATVANGYANPGCSTAANPKDVWFRFVAPASSNTLSVQVTGNPAGQVRLFSAASCNGPFTQIACQGSAGPNTAAGQLTLPALTAGTTYYISVSGFGSSDAQGPFTIAVATILSTGIGQLPQGEVSVYPNPSHDGTLTLSLRGINTTSSVKAEMLNALGQRVMIQQVPVRGGSVDQALPVQGLAKGFYTLRLQVGENTITRKVVLD; this is encoded by the coding sequence ATGCAGAAACTTTTACAGACTAAAGTTCGGGCTCGCACCTACTGGGGTAGAGCTTTGGCTACCGTAGCTGGTTTAGGGCTGGCAATGAGTACAGCACAGGCCCAGGTAGATACCTACCAGTTTGCCGCTTCCCAGGGTACGTTCACTCCGCTGCCAACTACGGCTACGGTAGTAGCAGCGGTGCAGGATGACGATGCCATATCGGGCGCTATTCCCATCGGCTTTTCGTTTGCCTTCGATGGTGTGCCCTACACCAACGTGTACGCCAGCTCCAACGGCTTTCTCTCGTTCAACAGTGCCGCCTCCAGCAGCCTGACCAACGACCTGGACGCCGCTGCTGCCGCTATTCGCCCGCTGGTAGCGCCCCTCTGGGACGACTTGGCCGGTGAAGGAACCGGTAGCGCCGCCAAGTACCAGACCACAGGCACGGCCCCGAACCGCGTGTTCACCTTCGAGTGGCTGAGCTGGGAATGGAACTACAGTGCTACTGCGCCAGTCGTCTCGTTTCAGGTGAAGCTCTACGAAACCACCAACCGCGTGGAGTTTGTGTACCGCCCCGAAAATGGCACGCCTAACTCGGCCTCGGCCTCCATCGGCATATCGGGAACCTCAACACCTGTTGACTTCCTCTCGCTGAACAATACCAGCGCCTCGCCTACGGCCAGCTCTACGGTGGAAACCACGTCGATTGCCACGGTTCCTGCTTCTGGCCAAGTGTATGCCTTTACGCCGCCTCCGGCTACCGGCTGCCCAACGCCACGCAACCTGACGGTAACTTCTACTACGGCTAACTCCGCTGTTGTAAGCTGGACCGTGACGGGTGGTAGTGGCACGTTCTCCATCAACTACGGTCCTACAGGCTTCACACCGGGTACTGGCGGGCAGACTATTACCAGCGCGACTAACTCGGTAACCATTCCGGGCCTTACTGCCAGCACCGAATATCAGTTCTACGTGACGCAGATCTGCTCGGGCAGCACTTCAGCCCGCTCCAACGCTGGCTCGTTCCGGACAGACTGCGTGACGCCGCTGTATGCGGCCGTGCCGTTCAACGAGACGTTTGAAAGTACTTGGCTCAGCCGGTGCAACACGCGCGACGTGCCCAGCAACAACTGGCGCAACACGCCCCTGACCGGCAACAACTCCTGGCGCCGCGAAGATGATGGTGCTGCTGCCGCCTGGGACTTGGTTGGCAGCTATCTGTACTCGCCAACCGGCGCACAGGGCAGTGCTCACTCGGCCCGTTTTCACAGCGGCTATTCCAGCGCCGGCTTGATCGGGACGATGGATTTGTATGTGAACATGACGGGCGCGGGCAACCGCGAGCTGAGCTTCGACTACATCAACACCAGCGGCACCGACTCGCTGACGGTGCAGATTTCCACCGATGGCGGCCTGACCTTTGGCCCGCAACTGTTGCGCTTTGGCTTGGCTACGGCCTGGCAGCCTAAAACACTGGCGCTGAACACGACTTCGGCTAGTACTGTTATCCGCTTCCGGGCCCGCGCCGACTATGGCTCGACCGATATTGGTCTGGACAACGTGTCGATTGCCTCGTGCGCGCGGGTGAGCAACCTGGCCGTGAGCAACATCACCGGCACCAGCGCCACGGTCAGCTTCGCGCCCATCACGGGCGTGAGCAGCTACACGGTCGTGGCCACGCCCAGCACGGGTCCGGCCGTGACGGTGACGGGCACAGGTTCTCCGGTGCAGCTGACGGGCTTGCAGGGCTTGACGCAGTACACGGTGAGTGTGGTGAGCAGCTGCGCTGTGGGCCAGACGTCGGTGCCGGTGACGGCCAGCTTCACGACCCTGATTCCGCCTACTGTCAACGATGAGCCCTGCAACGCTACTACGCTGACTACTGGCAGCGCACCGCTAGCGTCTTCTAACCTCGGTGCTACTGCTACTGTTGCCAACGGCTACGCCAACCCTGGCTGCTCTACGGCCGCCAATCCGAAGGACGTATGGTTCCGGTTTGTTGCCCCTGCTTCTTCCAATACCTTGTCGGTGCAGGTGACTGGTAACCCGGCTGGGCAAGTACGGCTATTCTCAGCGGCCAGCTGCAACGGCCCGTTCACCCAGATTGCTTGCCAAGGCAGCGCTGGCCCCAACACTGCGGCCGGCCAACTGACTCTGCCTGCTCTGACAGCCGGTACTACCTACTACATCTCGGTATCAGGCTTCGGCTCGAGCGATGCACAAGGACCGTTCACTATTGCAGTTGCCACTATCCTTTCTACAGGTATAGGGCAGTTGCCGCAAGGTGAGGTTAGTGTGTACCCGAACCCCAGCCACGACGGTACTCTGACGTTGAGCCTGCGCGGAATCAACACGACTAGCTCGGTAAAAGCAGAAATGCTGAATGCATTGGGCCAGCGCGTGATGATCCAGCAAGTACCAGTACGTGGTGGCTCTGTAGACCAAGCGCTGCCCGTACAGGGTTTGGCTAAGGGCTTCTACACCCTGCGACTGCAAGTCGGCGAAAATACCATCACTCGTAAGGTGGTGCTCGACTAG